The region ACTTGCAGCTCTGTGAGCTCCGGTacttcttcatcatcatcgatAGCAACGTTTAATGGCTCTGTATATGAGTTGTCAGTACAGAGGTTACTGAAATATTCATTTAGCTCACGAAGTTCTTCATTACTTAGTGACACGTTGGTAGAAGAGCTGCGTCGTTGGGAAGTAGCATCGACATGGTTCCACCAATCACGACTTCCTACCCTTTTTGGGCGTTCTCATCTGTTTTCGGAGATCACTTCACAGATGCGTTCATTGATAGTATTCAGACGATCTTTGCTAAAGTTAGATATTCTTGCCTTATCTCTTAACATAGATTTCAGTAGTGGAGACATCCAGCTAGGGTCACGTGATGACATGCTGACCGTTCGTAAAGGCATATGATTATCCATTAAATCGATGATCTTATTTTCGAGTGTATTCACAGCACAACTGACATCAGTTGAAGTGAAGACATCATCCCAGTCCTCACTATTCAAGGCAATGTAAAAGTTCCTTTTGCGATGTTCTCTGACGTCTCGTATTTGCACTTTCTGGCGAATTGGTTTAAGTTTAGATCCAGCTGGCATAATAACGCCTTTATGGTCAGTTTTCATGAGCATTTGGATTGGATGACATTTGTTAAAAAGATCTTCACGGTTGGTTAAGTAATTATCTAAACATGACTCGCCCCTTGTAGGAAAATCTACAAGCGATTTAAGTCCGGACATTGTTTCTAGTCTAGATAGATTAAGTTCGTTTAAATCTCCACCAAGTACAATAGTGATATGAGGATCTTGTTCTAACTCGTTGTCCAGGATTTCTATGACATGATCCATTAGATCACATTctttataattaaatttcaGTGGATGGTAGAGACCACAGACTAACATATTGTGTTCAGATGGTAGTCTTAGTTTCAGACACAGAAGTTCGTATAGTTTTGCACGATATACATTCGTAACTTTAAGATTGTTCCTGGTGTAGATGGCAATCCCACCTTTGTTGCGCATATCGTTTCCCAACCAGTTTCTATCTCTCCTGTAGATATCGTAGCTGGGAACATTCACCACTGAGTCTGGTATATCTGGCTTGAGATGAGTTTCAGACACAATACACGCATCAATATCATTGTTGTTCAGATCTGCTTCCAGTGCCACCACTGCCCTAACtctgtttttggtttttacaaGACTGCATATATTTGTCAGAAGAAATTTAGGCACCGCAAAGCGATCAGACGAGCATGTAGATGGTTGCTGCCGTTCCGGTTGGATATAGATCAAGTTGAATACATTCCTTGCATGCTGTCCAGATAATCGTATTTCCCAAGAGGGTACAATTTGCTGAATTTGCTGGATTTGCATATTCCAAGATGGAGTAATACTACTATTGAATGGACTTTTAAAGTCATATTCCGCCTGAAATAGGTTGTTTTTACAGCAGAAATCTGGACTGTATTTTCCATTCCCGGTTACTGTACTGATGGGTCTTTGTTTTGCCGAGCCAGCTCTACATCCACGCCGAGTTATGGTTCTTGCAATTCCATTGTTCTTTAGGACTCGCCACGTAGCTTTATCCAAAACCGGAATATGATGTATAGACGAAATAATTGACAGTAAAACTGCTcttgaataaaattgaaagacCATTCTTGCGAATTTCTAAAATATGATCAAGTTTAAGGCGTTTACGAGTTAAAATCGAAGTATATCATGAGAGCTAACAAATTGAAGTGCAGCTTATCCAAGCGCAAATTGAAGTAGTAATATCCTGAAGTAGTAAAATCCTAGCTCAAACCCTGCAACAAAGtggacaaaaataataatacagtATCAACCAAGCATCCAGCAGCTCCAGTCTTCAAGGGTACCAGGACTTATTATGGCAAGCACTGAAACTTCCATAAAACATTTGTCTTCTCTTAGTGGGCAAATAAAACTTACCACCTCTCTACAGATGATAAAACCTAGTAGTTTTGGACATCACTCAGGCATCACCAAAATGTGAGCTTCAAGTCTGCTCCTCATGcataaaaaattttccaagaAAGTTCATCCCTTAACCCTTTTACAGCTAACAATACACAAGACCATAAATATTGCTGAAAGGTCTGAGAAAACAGACTGCTCATTCAAGTCAATAGTCAGACCTCCTGCATAGGAAAGGTGTTCCTGGTTGTCTTCAGTGCAATGAAGTTTGCTTTGAGTcccatttttacttttttcagcagttaaattcaaacaaacttTTGGAATATTCAAAGGAGTTAGATATCAGCTGTTGCAACAGGCTGACACGTTATGCTaaagagaaaggaagaaattCTAGTCCAAAGCTAATGAATTCACTACTTGCAGGCAACGATGGTTTGGCTTTGAGAGCTGTAGCTAGAGGAACTAGTCAttttataaagaaactgaCAAAAAGTAGATTCTGACTTCTATCAGGCTGATTCAGACAAGAAGGCAAGCAAAATAGCCTGACCACCTTTAGCTGCATCGTCCAGAACCACAGCCAGCTAATTTCTGAAGACAGCCTGTCGCCACTGCTTGTGCAAATAGAGATGCAAACCATGCTCAAAATGATTGGAAGGAGGACACTCCTACGATGAATTGGTCCACCAAAATTCAAAGctgttacaataataattattattatcatcattatcattactattattattatcattattattattattattattactattatcaaactgccaaaataaactttttttttaatcagccCTCTATGCCCAAAAGGTAAATGCTAGGTAATGGCAAACCAGTTGACTTGCTACATCTGACACCGCCCTTGAACTCATGACAGAGCAAAGCAAACTTGATGCTACCCAAgaacttggcaagtgaaaaACATTTCTCACCTTAATTAAGTTTCGCAACAGGACTTGTAAACAAGCCAACACGTGTTAGTTACTGGTCAACTGATGAGATACAGTACTTTTAATACCATATTTCCATCAAATTTTCCCAAGGTTCAGATAGATTTCCTTAAATACTGGGATacttaaaattttgttcacaACATAACACGCGTTCTAAAGGCCAGTAAAGCTTTGATAAGTTAGCCAAAATATGGCCATTTTTAGTACGGGTTAAGTATTGCCCAATTCCAACAAGTCAGtttcaaatcacaaaaaaatcacaaatgtaatttcaaaaaatatcaaatcaaCCACCAACCAGTTAGCTAAGTTGGTTGAGCACCAGGGTTCTGTGCGAAAGGTCGCAAGTTCAAAAACACCggccagaccaacactcaaGGTCTTTAACCAaatgaggagaaagtgctgcctttgaaATGACATCTGCCAAAGGTCTGAATTTCTAGTCTTCCCGGATAACGTCGATAAACTGTAGGCCCCATCTCACAACCCTTCACTGTGCTTCATGTACTCTGTAGGATGTAACCAAACCCGCATGCTAGTGGCAAggagtagggcatggagttcccggtgttgtggtttgtTCTCTGTAATATACCATGGTTTGAGGAGATAAAATGCTCGGAGATATTAGCTAAACAAAGCTACTCTTAAAAATCGGAGGGTAAACAAACATACAAAATGTACATGCAAGCTTCTGAGAAGGAATATTAGCATGATGCAAGTTTAGATAGTGTGACCCTTGCTTTGAGATATCATACAATGGATCAGTGGGTATTCATTTAATGATTAAGAAATGAAGCAAAGCCACTTCAAAACTATAGGAGCAAGGAGTTCATAACATTACATTGATGTAGGTACATAATGACTTGCTATGTCACATACAGTACATGAAGCTATTTGAAGTAGTAAGAGCTTCACACCAAGCAGACACACTATTTCTTCCTAATCATATTACTGAAGTGATTTACTGAATCTGTGTTACAGTGCAAAATGCAATTAATTAGTTTTAAGCAATATGCTTGAAAGTCCATTTCAAagaatcttttctttttacttgaCTTTTATGGACATAATGTTACAGGTACTTTTCTGACCATAAACTTAATACTTTCATTGCCTAAGTATGCCCAATTTTGTAAAAGCTTAATATTTGTGACTGTCAATACAAAATCTTAATGTTATAAGTGTAATAAGGAGGtaatttttatcattgatgTCCTTAGTAATAGTTTTTTGCACAGTCATAAATTGTGTTATTGTGATTTTGGCTTTTGAGGTTAATTCAAATAGCTTTAAGTCTANNNNNNNNNNNNNNNNNNNNNNNNNNNNNNNNNNNNNNNNNNNNNNNNNNNNNNNNNNNNNNNNNNNNNNNNNNNNNNNNNNNNNNNNNNNNNNNNNNNNNNNNNNNNNNNNNNNNNNNNNNNNNNNNNNNNNNNNNNNNNNNNNNNNNNNNNNNNNNNNNNNNNNNNNNNNNNNNNNNNNNNNNNNNNNNNNNNNNNNNAGCTACCTATCAAATGCAATTATTCAGTCAAAGACAACATGAAATGTGTTGGAGTGGTTATCAATGTCAATGCTATTATTTTTCCATTCATTGTGGCACATCAAAACAACTCATACTTTGTCAACAATGATGAGTatttcaaaagaagaaatgcATTCAACTTGAAATTTAACCTGATATTACCCATTGCTAACAATTTGAGATGGTGCTTTGCCCAAAATTGACTTGCACACTTAAAAATGGTTTACTTTCAAAGTGTATCCAGCACTGTGTAATGCGTATTACTCAAGATATATTAGTGAATTTTGGTAAATAACCAACCAGCCAGTGCTGTTACAATATAAAGTACGAAGTATGTAATCGCAAAGAACTAATCCACACACATTCATTAAATCTCTGATTTCAATACACAGGTTTTACatcaaaaaatttgaaatgagcTTCAACAGTTGGTGTGCTACTCACATCTAGCAGAAGATTATTACCGAGCGCTCGAGTTGTTTTTGGTGTTTGAACTGAATTTATTCAAGGCacaatctttttaaaaatcatttatagtcAAGTCATGTGGATAGTTGACTGCAAATCCCGAATTGTTAGTTCAGCTTTCAGGACAGCGCATGCAAGTGACTATTTTTGATATATAGCGACGGAAATATGGTGAAATAAAGCTAGTGTTGAACTCAACTGAGCATTACTAGAAGCCGCTATGATAGAAAAgggttcatttttttctcattttaaacGACTAACTGTCTGagaaaaaatcagtttaaaatGATGATCATCAATGCACTTACCTGGAGACTTCAACacaagaaatttgattttttaaccAAGTTGGGTGATACTTTGCGTAGCTCTTCAAGAATCCTCGCTTCGAATATGATTAGGAGAGAAAGCTGGTCGGTGACATTTCGACAATGGTTGTGACCAGCCACatgcaaattcaaattcttaGTAACCTTAAGCAAACCATGAGCAAGTGTTAGCAATTTTGTCTCATCTTGAACACAACAGTATCATGTGTTAAATGAGTGGAAAGAGAGGGCTTCGAGCGTAACAGACGCCTTCCTCTCATTCATCATTGCGTCCTATGTGATACCGCGAAAGGAGAATGGGTGCTAGCCTGGCAGCTACGCATCAAAAGCGCGCGAACTATTTACATCACCTACGAAGTGGAGATTATCACCTCACTGAGTCAGTGAGCTATatcagtctgtccgctttgaattgaaCCGTATTAGTataatttactcgtagtctatcgtgaatccgtgaatctgattggctatactaccgtagactatcagctgatagtctacggcaAGATAGTTGCTCGCGTGATTGTATACGTGaccctctttcaaacttgaatcagtTCACAAGGCGCGAATGGCgcgccacgtttgaacctgatgaaacataatgaaacagtccttttctacgagttacttgacatttttttgtcttttatgcaatgagactacgagtaaatttatactaaaacaattagactactcgccctccttttctacgagcgatagtcgactcggctgcgcctcgttgactatctgctggtacaaaactcgggctcgtagtctaattagAGAGTTTTAGCACCGACGACGAgcacgactacgagtacgagtttagCTCGTTCTCGCAGTTGTACTCGTAGTCGCAAAAATAAGGTTAAGCTTACATTAACAACGCGTAATAAAATAGTTTAGAGTTAATCAATCGAGATTAAATCTGCTTAGTCCACTGATGGCCACTTGTAAAATAAGGGAATTTAAGTTTAGCTCACACATTAACGAATTTCGATCGGAAGTCGGGTTTCcaactttttattgtttgtttgttttattttttgcgaATAAGGCTAAGCCTACCAAAGTAAAAGCAAATAGAAGGAAACCACGAACGTTGGTCTATCGAGTTTCTGCCAAGataaatctgaaaaaaaaaattaggtgtcgtaaaaaaattaaatattcccTTCCTTGGTTTGTTTACTTCAGGGCGAAAGCGAACGGGCCGCAGTCCTTAAAGCAGTTATAACCGTGCCAATAATTCCTGTCCATATCCTATTTTCAGCGCAAACCTTGAATGAATATCTATATGTTGATGTTTGCAATAATCTTCTAAAGCACATTTAAAACCagcaaagtaaattaaatCGACCTTTCTTAGCTTCTCGGTCAGAAGTCCAACTCGTTTTCCCACTACGACTTTTCACTTCAAACTCGTCGTCCTACGAGTCCGCCGTACGAGATTTGAGACTTAGCGCATGCTCTTTAGAACTTTCTTCCAGATCTCGTGCTCGTAGTCGGACTCGTCGTTGGTGCTAAAACtctctatttaacaattagacccgtagcccgaaagggctacgggtcaatagcccatgaggcgaagccgaatgggctattgatccgtggcctttgagggcgaagggtctaattgttttagtatcacccaactagttggacagaaaaggcaataataaagttagcaaatgcaagttgaagaaatattttttaggggaaaaaaccaaagaaaaaccggcgaatttcgctactcgatgactattactattacacccctagtagcgtagccaatcaaaatgcaggatttacattagtccactagttgggtgatactaattgcccccgcagggttttggcccagaggccaaaacccgaggaggcattatagaaacccccgcgtaatagagaatatgtatggtataaccagaaaaaatctcgaatcGTAGGAGCAGgggccgcaaaggatctgtgggtaacgtacatgattggatgaaagaccgcaaaggatctatgggtaacgtttatgattggagaagcct is a window of Acropora palmata chromosome 4, jaAcrPala1.3, whole genome shotgun sequence DNA encoding:
- the LOC141878989 gene encoding uncharacterized protein LOC141878989 yields the protein MVFQFYSRAVLLSIISSIHHIPVLDKATWRVLKNNGIARTITRRGCRAGSAKQRPISTVTGNGKYSPDFCCKNNLFQAEYDFKSPFNSSITPSWNMQIQQIQQIVPSWEIRLSGQHARNVFNLIYIQPERQQPSTCSSDRFAVPKFLLTNICSLVKTKNRVRAVVALEADLNNNDIDACIVSETHLKPDIPDSVVNVPSYDIYRRDRNWLGNDMRNKGGIAIYTRNNLKVTNVYRAKLYELLCLKLRLPSEHNMLVCGLYHPLKFNYKECDLMDHVIEILDNELEQDPHITIVLGGDLNELNLSRLETMSGLKSLVDFPTRGESCLDNYLTNREDLFNKCHPIQMLMKTDHKGVIMPAGSKLKPIRQKVQIRDVREHRKRNFYIALNSEDWDDVFTSTDVSCAVNTLENKIIDLMDNHMPLRTVSMSSRDPSWMSPLLKSMLRDKARISNFSKDRLNTINERICEVISENR